The segment CGGCGACCGTTTTTACGGGCGGACTACCCTGTTCGGAACCATGCCTCCAACGGGCGACGCTCGGCCAGGCGATCAGCAGGCCGGCCACCATCGCCCCCGCGGCGGCGGCAATCCAGGTGCTTTTGCTCGGCCAATGCCGCCAACGGCCGCCCGCGACGGCGGTTGGCGCGTGCTCGGTCGGTCGGTCGAGTCCGTCGAGCGTCGACGGTGCTGGCAGAGGATCCTTCACGGGGTCGCTAGCTAACAGAAACGCCCGCCGCGAGCAAGATCACTCGATTTCCAGGATCACCTCGATCTCGACGGCGATGTTGCCCGGCAACGAGCCCATTCCCACGGCACTGCGGGCCCCCACGCCGTTTTCTTTGCCGAAAACGTCGGCAAACAGCTCGCTGAAGCCGTTGATGACCGCCGGGTGCTGTTGAAAGTCGGGCGAGGCGTTGACCATGCCCAGCGTTTTTACCACGCGGCGAATGCGGTCGAGGCTGCCCAGCCGGGCTTTTAACGACGCCAGAATCGCCAGGCCCGTCTGCCGCGCCGCCTGGTAGCCGGCCTGCTGATCGAGATCGGCGCCGACGCGGCCGGTAATCATGGTGCCGTCGGGCTTGAGCGGGCCGTGGCCGGAGACGTAGCAAAGGTTGCCGACCAGCAGCACCGGCTGATACACGCCCGCCGGCTTGGGCGCCGGCGGAAATTCCAGACCAAGTTCGTGAACGCGTTTTTCTGCACTCATGGAGACTCCTTGTAGGGTTCAGGGTTCAGGGTTCAGGGTTCAGTACACTTCGCCTGGGTCGAAAACCCGCTCGCCCACCACCATCAACCCCGCCGAGGTGACTTCTCGAAAAAAACAGCTCCGATACCCCTCGTGGCAGGCGGCGCCTCCGCGCTGGTTGACCTTCAGCAAAATGGTGTCGCCGTCGCAATCGACATGAATGGCACGCACCTGCTGCGTGTGGCCGCTTTCTTCGCCTTTCCGCCATAAACGGTTCCGGCTGCGGCTGAAGTACACGGCCTCGCCGCTGGCCAACGTGCGGGCAAAGCTTTCGGCATTCATGTAGGCCAGCATCAAGACCTCGCCGGTATCGGCGTCTTGAGCGATGGCGGGCAGCAGGCCGTCGCCCTTGGAAAAATCGGGAACGGCCGGAGAGGCATGGGTCATGGTCGAAAGCGGGTTAGACGAAACCATTAGCATAACCGCACCTCGCGTGGCTGGCCACCGCTGGAGTTATTCGTCGTTTTCCTTTCGGCGCGTCGTTCCGGCACACGTCCGCCGTCCGATACAGGCCGCGTCATAGTCGTCTTGCCGCCGCGCCTACAGTTCGCCATGTCCGGTGTCCGATGGCTAGGCTGGTACGTTCCTTCTGGAGGAAGCGCGGCATTGAAGACCTCGTTAAGCGCCCTGGTTCCGGTCACCAACAGCCAATCGACGGTCGGTCCGTTGGTTTCACAACTCCTTGAGGTGATGTCGGAGTTGACCGACCGTTTCGAGTTGCTGGTGATCGACAACGGCTCGACCGACGCCACGGCGGAAGTGATCGCCGACCTGGCCCTGCTTTATCCGCAACTGAGCCAGGTCGTGCTGGCCGCGCCGGCCGACCGCGCCACGTTGATGCGTCAGGGGATGCTGCGCAGCAGCGGCGACGTGGTGCTCTATCGCAGCGAAACCTGCGCCGGCGGGCCGGGAGCGCTGAACCTGTTATGGCATGCCCTGCGATTGGGCGACGTCGCAATCGCTCGGCGCGGCGGACCGGCCCTGCTGGGGGCGATCCCTCCGTTGCCCAGCGAAGGGCCGGTCACGGAACCCGATTGGCATATGGCGCGGCGCTGCGTGCTCGACGGCTGGCTGCGGACGCAGTCCAGCCGCGACTGGGCCGACTTTCTGGCGGCACGCGGGTTCGCCGTGCAGGAGATCGATTCCCGCTGGATCGGTCCGCGGCCCTCTTGGCGATCGGGCGTTTCGGTGCAGCTTCCGGCGGCGCACGTCCAGCGGCGCGACTCGGCAGCCTCGCAGGCGACCCGACCGACGCGGCGGCCCAACTACCTCGACCGCCTCAAAGCGTTTGCGCTGGGCGAGTAGTCGTCGCCGCCAGCAGCTCCTCGGATCCCGGCCGAAGGCCATCCGTGCGGCCGGCGAAGTAGCGCTGGGTAAGAACGCCTGCCGACACGTGCCGGCCTGTTCCACGACCAGATCCCCAATGAAGCAAGCGCGGGCCACGATGGATGCTCGGAAGCGGCCCGTGGCCTGCGTCGCACCGAAGGTGCGTAATTCGATAGCCCAGGGTGCAACCCCAGGTGGACGTGCCCAATGCAACATCGTAGCCCTGAAAGGGGCGTCATTCCCCGCGCCAGTCGCGATCGCGGCCCATTCACGTCACCGCACACAGAATCCGGTTCGCTGGGCATGGTGGGCCCATCGCGCAGCGCGCTGCGCCTTCGGAACGGCCCCATCGCAAGGCGCAGCGCGCTGCGCGTCGCGACGGAGGTCGGCCTCTGCGTGCTGCTCGATTTCACACCGCGCGGGACCTTGGCATGCGGTGGTCCCCGCTGCTCGGGCGCAGCGCGCTGCGCGTCCCAATGGCCCCCCTTGTTGGCCAAACGGCGCAGCGCGCTGCGCGTTGCGGCAACCGATACATCAAATCGGCTACACCTTCTCGGTGCCCGCCTGCCGCGAACGGCCGACGAAGCTGTCGCCCGACAAACTGGCCACGCGCTGGCGGCAATCGGCGCAGGACTCCAGGTGCCGGCTCACCATTTCGGCGCCGACCGCGTCGAGCTTGCCGAGGCCGAAATCGGTCAGAAGCGAGTCGAATGGGCATTGAGTGGCGTTCGTCGTGTTCATCGGTCACTATCCATCGTAACGGAATTGTCCACCGCCCCGATGAATGACAGAAACATTCCTGGCAGAAAGATAAGGCAGGTCAAAACCCATTTTTCTATCATGAATGTTT is part of the Pirellulales bacterium genome and harbors:
- a CDS encoding zf-HC2 domain-containing protein yields the protein MNTTNATQCPFDSLLTDFGLGKLDAVGAEMVSRHLESCADCRQRVASLSGDSFVGRSRQAGTEKV
- the hisI gene encoding phosphoribosyl-AMP cyclohydrolase → MTHASPAVPDFSKGDGLLPAIAQDADTGEVLMLAYMNAESFARTLASGEAVYFSRSRNRLWRKGEESGHTQQVRAIHVDCDGDTILLKVNQRGGAACHEGYRSCFFREVTSAGLMVVGERVFDPGEVY
- a CDS encoding glycosyltransferase, which produces MKTSLSALVPVTNSQSTVGPLVSQLLEVMSELTDRFELLVIDNGSTDATAEVIADLALLYPQLSQVVLAAPADRATLMRQGMLRSSGDVVLYRSETCAGGPGALNLLWHALRLGDVAIARRGGPALLGAIPPLPSEGPVTEPDWHMARRCVLDGWLRTQSSRDWADFLAARGFAVQEIDSRWIGPRPSWRSGVSVQLPAAHVQRRDSAASQATRPTRRPNYLDRLKAFALGE
- a CDS encoding RidA family protein; its protein translation is MSAEKRVHELGLEFPPAPKPAGVYQPVLLVGNLCYVSGHGPLKPDGTMITGRVGADLDQQAGYQAARQTGLAILASLKARLGSLDRIRRVVKTLGMVNASPDFQQHPAVINGFSELFADVFGKENGVGARSAVGMGSLPGNIAVEIEVILEIE